The following coding sequences lie in one Xiphophorus maculatus strain JP 163 A chromosome 4, X_maculatus-5.0-male, whole genome shotgun sequence genomic window:
- the LOC111608415 gene encoding adhesion G-protein coupled receptor G5-like, translating to MNQPHLVIKQTVYCRMRRWTLCWLTLSFTFHHNVETNDRPAQKNLASPGCCKALDKLNCKMPSDPEQKDADHASCCMETFPLLLHNIPHDDTVKALGVLQKVLEETETTNSTALYQDNMVALLYRPTGDFKGLQIAASDKQVTIDSDVPNSKVSVQLPSELNAGQNNTIVFCMIQLPNETALERSDELHDRRLVGLSVGGRNVSGLQDRVSITINTETSIHKTLKPKCVFLNTTEKKFSTSGCETKWDQNQINCSCDHLTYFGVLMVSAEISPKDEAILSYISYIGCGISLTALVIAVLLFITYRKLRADDSKKIHISLAVALILLNVHFLPSQAAAASSSTALCRYVALLLHYSLLASFTWMALEGFHLYLVLVKVFNVYVRRYLLKLSVVGWGLPAVIVTVVLIVDHNMYGRASLDQSRPNETAVCYITDDKVKMGTTLGLFGMVFVVNAVMFGGIVKWLMCDKLNKQTAPSKTSKAKRELFTLLVLMVLLGLTWGLIFFSFGQLTTAGLYVFCIINSLQGFFILIYFVLSMKKIKASSFKPSSETFSTKS from the exons ATGAATCAGCCACACCTCGTAATCAAGCAGACGGTTTACTGCAG AATGAGACGTTGGACTCTCTGCTGGCTGACCTTGTCTTTCACGTTTCATCACAATGTGGAAACAAATGACAGACCTGCGCAAAAAAATCTCGCATCTCCAGGTTGTTGTAAAGCGTTAGACAAATTAAATTGCAAAATGCCTTCTGATCCAG AGCAGAAAGACGCTGATCATGCAAGCTGCTGCATGGAAACCTTCCCGTTACTACTGCATAACATTCCCCATGACGACACTGTCAA AGCCCTCGGAGTCCTACAGAAAGTTCTGGAGGAAACCGAGACGACTAATTCTACAGCCTTATACCAGGACAACATGGTGGCTTTACTGTACAGACCCACTGGTGACTTTAAAGGTCTTCAGATTGCAGCCAGTGACAAACAG GTAACGATAGATTCAGATGTTCCAAACAGCAAAGTGAGCGTTCAACTTCCAAGTGAGCTCAATGCTGGACAGAATAATACTATCGTGTTCTGCATGATCCAGTTACCTAATGAG ACGGCTCTGGAGCGCTCAGATGAACTGCATGACCGTCGGCTTGTCGGCCTGAGTGTCGGTGGCAGGAACGTTTCAGGACTCCAGGACCGAGTCAGCATCaccataaacacagaaacaagcaTACAT AAAACCCTGAAGCCCAAGTGTGTGTTCCTGAACACCACAGAGAAAA aGTTCAGTACTTCAGGCTGTGAGACAAAGTGGGATCAGAATCAAATCAACTGTTCCTGTGATCATCTCACATACTTTGGTGTGCTGATG GTGTCTGCAGAGATCTCCCCTAAAGACGAGGCCATCCTGTCCTACATTTCCTACATCGGCTGTGGCATCTCTCTGACCGCTCTGGTCATCGCCGTTTTACTCTTCATCACATACAG GAAACTCAGAGCAGACGATTCCAAGAAGATCCACATCAGCCTGGCAGTCGCTCTGATCCTCCTCAACGTTCACTTCCTCCCCAGCCAGGCGGCGGCAGCGTCGTCCTCCACCGCACTTTGCCGTTATGTGGCTCTTCTTCTTCACTACTCCCTGCTGGCCTCTTTCACCTGGATGGCCTTGGAGGGCTTCCACCTCTACCTTGTCTTGGTCAAAGTCTTCAACGTCTATGTGAGGCGATACCTGCTGAAACTCAGCGTAGTGGGATGGG GTCTTCCAGCGGTCATTGTGACAGTGGTGTTGATCGTTGACCACAACATGTACGGTCGAGCCTCACTGGACCAGTCTAGGCCTAATGAGACCGCAGT ATGCTACATCACTGATGACAAGGTGAAGATGGGAACCACACTGGGACTGTTCGGCATGGTGTTCGTCGTTAATGCCGTCATGTTTGGAGGGATTGTGAAATGGCTAATGTGTGACAAACTTAACAAACAG ACTGCGCCGAGTAAGACAAGCAAAGCTAAGCGAGAACTTTTCaccctgctggttctgatggtccTGCTGGGACTCACCTGGGGCCTGATCTTCTTCTCATTCGGCCAGCTGACCACTGCTGGCCTCTACGTATTCTGCATTATCAACTCCCTGCAAG GTTTCTTCATcctcatttattttgtcttgtcGATGAAGAAGATCAAAGCGTCATCCTTCAAGCCGAGCTCGGAAACGTTCAGCACTAAATCCTGA